Within the Pseudomonadota bacterium genome, the region CAATGGTCTCGCCGGGGATAAGCTGACGGCTTTTGCACCGACGACCATTGGAATCCTTTATGGACAGGGGAAGTCCATGGAGATTATCAAACAGTTGTTCGATATTGGGGCGCTGTTTGAACAGGTGACTGATTTGCAAGAATTGGGTGAAGCTTATACCCTTATCTCCAAGCAAGAAGCAATGTTTCGTAAGTTGACATTAGAATCTAAGGATTTTCTAAACGACACCATTAAAGCATCACTTCTGCTCTGCCAATCGGGGCTTCGAGGTTGTATAGAAAATGAACAGACCAGGGAATTAAAAGATGGTATCATCAGAATAAGGAGTCACACAAGAGAAGGACGATATACAAATGCTAATGCAAAAGAAGATGCTTCAAGGGCGGCTTGCCTTGCCTCTTTGGTGAGGGACAAGAATCTGGATTTCGACATCACATCTTTTCGAAAAAACATAGGCAATACAGATCAAATTAAAAATATGTCACTTCCAGACGACTATAGAATTTTGGATAAGTTTAAAAAAATTGCTCCGCATAGTTTCCATCTATGGCTGATAACCACTGGGGTTATAAGTCGATTGTAATAGGCTGGGCTATTTCAGTGCCGGAGGTATCCCGGAAGATGGCAGAATAAGTGAGGGAATGAAATCATTACTGACCATAGAACGATGGGTGAAAAAATTGCTTTAAAATTTGGTATTTCGTTTGAAATTGTTTATAATAATACTTTAAGTAATTTTGGAGGCTTAGAAAAATGGCAAGCAAAATAAATATTCCGAAGCAAAAATTAGAAGAATTTTGCCAACAGAACCGCATAAGGAAGCTTGCCCTTTTTGGATCAGTATTGAGGGACGATTTTAAAACAGAAAGCGATATTGATGTGTTGGTAGAATTTGAACCAGAGGCCAGGGTGGGGTTTTTTGAGCTTTACGACATGGAACAGGCATTGTCGAATATTCTTGGCAATAGAAAAGTGGACCTGAATACCCCTAAATGCTTGAGTAAGTATTTTCGGGATAAAGTTGTAGCAACCGCAGAGGTGCAGTATGTCAGACAATGATCCAAAAATAAGACTCTTTCATATGCGTGATTATGCGCAAAAGATTATATCTTTGTCTAATGGTAAAGAAAAAGCCAATCTGGATGAAGATGAGATATTCTGCCTTGCAATGACCCGGCTCATCGAGCTTATCGGAGAAGCTGCAAGCAAATATCCGAAAGAAAAGCAGAGCGAATATCCACAAATTCCATGGCCAAAAATAATCAGCATGCGGAACAGGTTAATCCATGGTTATGATTTTGTTGATTATGATATATTGTGGGATGCCATCACTATAAACATGCCGCAGCTTCTTGCTGAACTTGAGAAAATTCTTTCTCCTGAGACATAAAACGACATGCCTGCCCATGACATAATAGAAAACCGTAATGAAAACCTATATTTTCATTACTAATTTGTGCCGATACGCCGGCATGAGTGTTTGATTTGGAAATGAAACCTATCCCCCGCCAAGCAGTATTAGAGAAATTGTAATTGTATCTCCGTCCTTAAGTCCGGTATCCAGACCTTGCGGAAGGGTATAATGAAGCACATCGTTCAGGCGCACCTCAAAAAGGCCGTCAAGCATTAGTTCCCCTGTACGGGAATCAGTAATTTCCTTAACAAAATGAGTGTCAGCAAGGACCTTGCTGAAGAAATCCCGCAATGTACCGGCTTCCATTTCCACTTCATCGGGAATTTCAGGAATATTCATTGTCTTCCTTACTTTTATCTTCATGCCGGCATCTCTACCTTATACCAATTCGGATTCATACATAGAACGAGGCAACGAGGAACACCCGCAAGCGGGTACCCGGACGCAGGCGTACTTTTACAGTACGTCAAGGAACACGACGACGAGTTAACGAAGTTATGTGTTTGAAGGCGAATTGGTATTATATTTTCCTCTCACGTCCCTGCCAGTATTTCTCCCTTATCTGCCGCTTCAATATCTTCCCCTGAGGGTTCTTAGGAAGAGACTGCACAAATTCTACTGATCTGGGAACCTTGTACCGGCCAAGATGTTCCCTGCAGAAGGCGGTAATGTCATCGCTTCCCACCTCATGTCCTTCTTTCAAAGTTATTACTGCATGCACCCGCTCCACCCATTTCTCATCGGGTACACCGATGACTGCAGCTTCCGATACTGCCGGGTGTTTGTAAAGTACTTCTTCAATTTCCCTGGGAAAGACATTTTCCCCGCCTGTGATGATCATGTCTTTCTTTCTATCAACAATATAAATAAACCCTTTTTCGTCATAATAACCCATATCGCCGGTGTGGAGCCATCCATTGGCCATTACATCGCGTGTTTCAACAGGCTTACGCCAGTAGCCCGTCATCACGGCTTTGCTCTGCATCACAATTTCTCCAACTTCATGAGGTCTTGCATCGTTATCATTTTCATCCACAATCCTTGCATGGACCCAGACGCAGGGCTGCCCGCAGGAAGCAAGCACTTTTTGCTCTTCAGGAGACATATCAGGAAACTGATGGAATTCCAGTGGAAGAATGGCTATATCAGGTCCGGACTCTGACTGTCCGTAACCCTGCCCGAAAATCGCACCGAATCGGGCAATTCCTTTCCGCAGAAGTTCCAACGGCATCGGAGAGGCTGCATACCATATCTGCTTGAGACTTTTCAGATCATACTTATCAATATCAGGCAGAGCCAGCATGCCTACAAGCTGAGTGGGAACAATATGGACATCCGTTGCCCACTCATCCTCAATGGTCTTAAGGGTAGCTGCAGGGTCAAAGGACCTCTGAGGCATGATCACATTGCATGCACCCACATAAAAAAACGCCCAGAAATGGGACCAGCCGCCTATATGAAACAGGGGCAGGATCATTACATGCTTATTGCCCGGCTGAAGACCCGCAGTGAGCACCTTGGTGCGCGCCTCTTCCATCTTACGCAAATGGGTATAGACTGCACCGCGCGGAACACCGGTGGTTCCACTGGTATAAAAGATTACGAAGGGGTCATCCTCCTCAATCTGGACATCCGGTTCTTCTTTTGAATATGTTTCGAGCAATTTATCATGTGTGAGCATTTCCGGAACAATCCCCTCAAGGGAAATGTAATGTCTGACTCCCTGCAGACGAGGTCTCAACTGATTAACTATTTCCACCAACTCCGGACCTACAAAGAGTACCTTGACCTCAGAATAATTAATTATATAATCGAGCTCATCTGCCTGCATCCTTGGGCTGAATGGGGATACAATGAATCCGCCCTTCATTCCCGCCCCGTAGACGTCAGTATATTCGAGACAGTTCCAGGAAAGGATGCCTATACCGTCACCCTTCTTGAGTCCAAGTTCCTGGAGTGCACGGATAAGGCTATTCACGCGGGCATTATATTGAGAAAAGCTGATCCTCTGAGCCCCGTATATAAATGCCTCCCTGTCAGGGCGAAGCAGCGCATTCCTGTATATAATATCTGCATAGGTGCCTATTGGGTAGCGGCTAAGCTCTTTTAGTATTAATGCTTCCGACATCTTTACCTCCTTTTATCTCGTTCGATTCAAAAGTTTATGCCTTATTGCTGTTTCTGTTTTGAGCAGTTTTATGTGTCCGCTTTTTCTCCTGGTCGGTCAACGGCATGATTGCAATGTCCATCTGCGGCGATATGCTTCACCTTGCGATCCTCCGACGTACGTTCAGTACGCCTACGGCCTGCAAGGCTTGCATCTCATCCACATCTGAGACATTGCTGCCATGCCGCTGACCACTCAACCCGGATTCACATATACACTTATGTGAATCCGTAATAAAGAAGGGGGTGAATTTCTTTATTTTCATTTCTATGTTTTACCTCTCCTTTATTTTGCCTTGTAGAGGTTCGATCTTACACAATCTTCATACCAATTTTTCATGTAACTTTTTTAACAATACCTTCCATCCATCTCCCCTTCTCTTTCAGCGCCTTCACTATCTTTTCCGGTGTAACGGGAAGTTCCTTGAACCATATACCCGTAGCATCGTGGATGGCGCTGATAACTGAAGGGGGAGTGCTCACGTGACTTCCTTCAGAAGCCTCCTTTGCCCCGAAAGGACCGTCGGGGTCATCAGTAATAATATCTATTACTTTTATGTCGGGTACATCGGTAGAGCGGGGCATCTTGTAATCAAGGAAGGTCGGGTTGAGTGTTTTGCCCCTGTCCATGATGAAATCTTCATAAATAGCCTGTCCCATGCCCTGTACAGCGCCGCCTTCGTTCTGGCTCTCAGCCCCGATGGGGTTCAGCGGTCTCCCGCAGTCATGGGCAATCGTAAAATCGGTGACTGTAACATGTCCGGTCTCCATATCCACATTGGCACGGGTCGTTTGTGCGGTAAAGCTAAAAGCCGTGCCGGAATTACCTCTACCTGTCTCGAAATCGAGCGGTTCGATCCCATAGCCTGAGTACCCCTTCCCTATAATGACAGCACCGGAACCGGAATAACAGGCAATCTTGGCCAGTTGCTCAAAAGATATTTGTCGTGAGGGATCTGATTTAAGACACACTATTGAGTTCTTGATTTCAATCTCCTCCGGCTTCACCTTCCATAGAGTGCTCAGAATATCAATGAGTTGTTTCCTTGCATCAGCAGCAGCTATTTGAACGGCCTGGCCTGCAAGGACCGTCACGCGGCTTCCGTAACTTCCCGCATCGACAGGCGTATAGAAGGAGTCAACACGCTTAAAATCAATATCCCGGAGTTTCACCCCCAGTTCCTCTGCCGCAATCATAGCAAGAACTGTGTCAGACCCCTGTCCGCAATCCGTAGCGCCGGTGATCAGATTCACAGTACCATCTTCGCATATCCTGACAATAGCTGCGCAGGATTGGTGGCCAAGCTGACGAGCCCCGCTCATATAGGCAGTGGCAGACATCCCCACTCCATAGGAAACATTACCGCTTCGTTTTGGGACCTTGTCTTTTTCAGCCCAGAGCGGGTCTCCGACAAGTGTCCGTATGGCTTCTTTAATCCCGCATGTTTTGATGGTTATATCGTTGATGGTCCGGTAGACAGTTCCCGGTTCCGGATTATCGATTGCATTCCTCATACGGATATCCACAGGGTCGATACCCAGCTCTTCGGCCATCATCTCCATCTGAATCTCACATGCAAAGCGCGTGTGCGTTACGCCATGACCCCGCATTGCTGCGCAGATAGGGTTATTTGTAAATGCCCTGTAAGCATCATGCTTAAAGTTAGGAAGCTTGTAAGGCAGAGGCGTTGCACATCCGGTAAGATACATGGTGAGGGGACTCACAGCAGTATAGCCGCCGCCGTCAGCCACAACGCGGCTCTGAATGGCAGTGATTAATCCATCTTTTGTCATACCCATCTTGTTGTAAACAAGCATGGAGTGTCTCCTCTTGGAAACGGTCAGTTCCTCTTCCTGTGTGTAAACGAACTTAACAGGTTTCCCTGTCTTTTTAGAAAGCATTACAGCACAGAAGTCGCCGGCTACAGAGTCATTCTTTGTGCCTCCGAAACCACCGCCGATAAAAGGCTGGATTACCCTTATCTTCGACAGGGGAAGTCCGAAACAGGCCGCAAGGTGCCGGTAATGGAAGTAGGGGCTCTGCTTTGCCGCCCATACAGTAATAGAACCGGAAGGATCATACCATGCCAGCGATGCAGGCGGTTCCAGATAACCCTTTGTTGCCCTGGAAGTCCTGAAGCGATCTTCCCTGACCAGATATGACTCTGCAAAGGCTTTTTCCACATCGCCGAAGTTCCAGTGGTATTCCACGCTCACATTGTTGGGCCGATAATCATGAATAACCGGTGCACCTTCCTGCATTGCCTCTTCAGGATCGAATACTCCAGGAAGTTCTTCATATTCCACCTTGATAAGATCACAC harbors:
- a CDS encoding DUF86 domain-containing protein, which gives rise to MSDNDPKIRLFHMRDYAQKIISLSNGKEKANLDEDEIFCLAMTRLIELIGEAASKYPKEKQSEYPQIPWPKIISMRNRLIHGYDFVDYDILWDAITINMPQLLAELEKILSPET
- a CDS encoding nucleotidyl transferase AbiEii/AbiGii toxin family protein encodes the protein MITKECFRAERVSEIAREIKVDPALIERTIYAFELLGALIEKGIDLVFKGGTSLMLMIPELRRFSIDIDIMSRENDHALTKAFDGIVADGVFKRWEEDHRTERDNLPKRHYKFYYSSDIARKELYILLDCVKADVLYPKTVKKAIALPFFACDREIEVNIPTINGLAGDKLTAFAPTTIGILYGQGKSMEIIKQLFDIGALFEQVTDLQELGEAYTLISKQEAMFRKLTLESKDFLNDTIKASLLLCQSGLRGCIENEQTRELKDGIIRIRSHTREGRYTNANAKEDASRAACLASLVRDKNLDFDITSFRKNIGNTDQIKNMSLPDDYRILDKFKKIAPHSFHLWLITTGVISRL
- a CDS encoding long-chain-fatty-acid--CoA ligase gives rise to the protein MSEALILKELSRYPIGTYADIIYRNALLRPDREAFIYGAQRISFSQYNARVNSLIRALQELGLKKGDGIGILSWNCLEYTDVYGAGMKGGFIVSPFSPRMQADELDYIINYSEVKVLFVGPELVEIVNQLRPRLQGVRHYISLEGIVPEMLTHDKLLETYSKEEPDVQIEEDDPFVIFYTSGTTGVPRGAVYTHLRKMEEARTKVLTAGLQPGNKHVMILPLFHIGGWSHFWAFFYVGACNVIMPQRSFDPAATLKTIEDEWATDVHIVPTQLVGMLALPDIDKYDLKSLKQIWYAASPMPLELLRKGIARFGAIFGQGYGQSESGPDIAILPLEFHQFPDMSPEEQKVLASCGQPCVWVHARIVDENDNDARPHEVGEIVMQSKAVMTGYWRKPVETRDVMANGWLHTGDMGYYDEKGFIYIVDRKKDMIITGGENVFPREIEEVLYKHPAVSEAAVIGVPDEKWVERVHAVITLKEGHEVGSDDITAFCREHLGRYKVPRSVEFVQSLPKNPQGKILKRQIREKYWQGRERKI
- a CDS encoding xanthine dehydrogenase family protein molybdopterin-binding subunit: MKEYNVIGKRVPRVDGREKVMGQAKYAADYSLPNMLWCKVVRSPYAHARILNIDTSKAERLPGVKAVVTAKDFNGWTWGFMATTRDEPPLAMDKVRYYMEGVAGVAAIDEDIAEEACDLIKVEYEELPGVFDPEEAMQEGAPVIHDYRPNNVSVEYHWNFGDVEKAFAESYLVREDRFRTSRATKGYLEPPASLAWYDPSGSITVWAAKQSPYFHYRHLAACFGLPLSKIRVIQPFIGGGFGGTKNDSVAGDFCAVMLSKKTGKPVKFVYTQEEELTVSKRRHSMLVYNKMGMTKDGLITAIQSRVVADGGGYTAVSPLTMYLTGCATPLPYKLPNFKHDAYRAFTNNPICAAMRGHGVTHTRFACEIQMEMMAEELGIDPVDIRMRNAIDNPEPGTVYRTINDITIKTCGIKEAIRTLVGDPLWAEKDKVPKRSGNVSYGVGMSATAYMSGARQLGHQSCAAIVRICEDGTVNLITGATDCGQGSDTVLAMIAAEELGVKLRDIDFKRVDSFYTPVDAGSYGSRVTVLAGQAVQIAAADARKQLIDILSTLWKVKPEEIEIKNSIVCLKSDPSRQISFEQLAKIACYSGSGAVIIGKGYSGYGIEPLDFETGRGNSGTAFSFTAQTTRANVDMETGHVTVTDFTIAHDCGRPLNPIGAESQNEGGAVQGMGQAIYEDFIMDRGKTLNPTFLDYKMPRSTDVPDIKVIDIITDDPDGPFGAKEASEGSHVSTPPSVISAIHDATGIWFKELPVTPEKIVKALKEKGRWMEGIVKKVT
- a CDS encoding nucleotidyltransferase family protein; amino-acid sequence: MASKINIPKQKLEEFCQQNRIRKLALFGSVLRDDFKTESDIDVLVEFEPEARVGFFELYDMEQALSNILGNRKVDLNTPKCLSKYFRDKVVATAEVQYVRQ